The proteins below come from a single Mycolicibacterium sp. TY81 genomic window:
- a CDS encoding adenylate/guanylate cyclase domain-containing protein: MDAQAVRCWVQERHAQLHMRKWMLEFDDADPEREFRAHDDANGLRAATFAQVVGVLFTVVYAGVDFLVLHGFVPGALIVRVVTIGIFLLGIVAIRRVRTLQDRLQVAAVVQLTIVQVLLVPVLAGIGDFPTQYLMTSATVTLLGAVGLLRLRMHAALANTVVFVVVCLELPNARGNLNELGTMAPQIAGLAAISVLIAYALERLRRIDFLRQREVERERARTEEILYNVLPAPIADRLRDGALTIADSAPSVSVLFSDIVGFTPLSETLTPEELVQLLDTMFRAFDELCDRRGIEKIKTVGDAYMAVAGLPNPDADHAASMAELALDMQRTVTGLSSSWPSPISMRIGISSGPVVAGVIGQRKFIYDLWGDTVNTASRMESSGRPHRIQVSASTHALLAHRYAFSDPQVVEVKGKGRMTTYFLEGAR; this comes from the coding sequence GTGGATGCGCAAGCGGTGCGGTGCTGGGTGCAGGAGCGGCATGCCCAGCTTCATATGCGCAAGTGGATGCTGGAGTTCGACGACGCCGACCCCGAACGCGAGTTCCGGGCACACGACGACGCGAACGGCCTGCGGGCGGCGACCTTCGCACAGGTGGTCGGCGTCCTGTTCACCGTCGTGTACGCGGGTGTGGATTTCCTTGTCCTGCACGGTTTCGTCCCCGGCGCGCTGATCGTCCGCGTGGTCACCATCGGCATCTTCCTGCTCGGCATCGTGGCGATCCGCCGGGTTCGAACGCTCCAGGACCGTCTGCAGGTCGCCGCTGTCGTGCAGCTGACGATCGTCCAGGTGCTGCTCGTCCCGGTGCTTGCCGGCATCGGCGATTTCCCGACCCAGTACCTGATGACCTCGGCCACCGTCACGCTGCTGGGCGCCGTCGGTCTACTGCGGCTGCGGATGCACGCCGCCCTGGCCAACACGGTGGTGTTCGTCGTGGTGTGCCTGGAACTGCCGAACGCCCGGGGGAACCTGAACGAGCTCGGCACGATGGCACCGCAGATCGCGGGACTGGCCGCGATCAGCGTGCTGATCGCCTATGCGCTGGAGCGGCTGCGGCGCATCGACTTCCTGCGGCAGCGTGAAGTCGAACGAGAGCGGGCCCGAACCGAGGAGATTCTCTACAACGTGCTGCCAGCACCGATCGCGGACCGGCTGCGCGACGGCGCGCTGACCATCGCCGACTCGGCGCCCAGCGTCAGCGTGTTGTTCTCGGACATCGTGGGCTTCACACCCCTGTCCGAGACGCTGACACCGGAGGAGCTGGTGCAGTTGCTGGACACGATGTTCCGTGCCTTCGACGAGCTCTGCGACCGGCGTGGCATCGAGAAGATCAAGACGGTCGGTGACGCCTACATGGCGGTGGCCGGCCTGCCCAATCCCGACGCGGACCACGCTGCCTCGATGGCCGAACTGGCCCTCGACATGCAGCGCACCGTCACCGGCCTGTCATCGAGTTGGCCGAGTCCGATCTCGATGCGGATCGGCATCTCGTCGGGTCCGGTGGTCGCGGGCGTGATCGGGCAGCGCAAGTTCATCTACGACCTGTGGGGCGACACCGTGAACACCGCGAGCCGCATGGAATCCAGTGGCCGCCCGCACCGTATCCAGGTGTCCGCGTCCACGCACGCGCTGCTGGCGCACCGCTACGCATTCAGCGACCCGCAGGTGGTCGAGGTCAAGGGCAAGGGACGCATGACGACGTACTTCTTGGAGGGCGCTCGGTGA
- a CDS encoding group 1 truncated hemoglobin, translating into MTETTPSLYRRLGGYDVIAAIIDDMFALLRADPAFARFGSGRSTDSHMRARQLLVDQMGELTGGPCYYIGRDMLTSHAGLAISAAEWEANMKHADAALLKNGVPDAERAEFLALFERYRDDIVE; encoded by the coding sequence ATGACCGAGACGACGCCATCGCTGTACCGCCGGCTGGGTGGCTATGACGTGATCGCGGCCATCATCGACGACATGTTCGCCTTGTTGCGAGCGGACCCGGCCTTCGCTCGTTTCGGGTCGGGCCGCAGCACCGATTCGCACATGCGGGCGCGGCAGCTGCTCGTCGATCAGATGGGTGAGCTGACCGGCGGGCCGTGTTACTACATCGGGCGTGACATGTTGACCTCCCATGCGGGACTGGCGATCTCCGCCGCGGAATGGGAAGCCAACATGAAGCACGCTGACGCCGCACTGCTCAAGAACGGTGTGCCGGACGCCGAAAGAGCGGAGTTCCTGGCGCTTTTCGAGCGCTACCGTGACGACATCGTCGAATAG
- a CDS encoding carboxylesterase family protein codes for MAATRIDIGGTTLQAIENDGVVVARGVPYARADRFAAPEPVTFGREVIDATERGPACPQLPSRLQSVTGAFVDDLTKSEQCQVLTVTAPADAESLPVMVWFHGGAYVSGGGESPKYDAQTLAAEGQVVVVTVTYRLGIFGYLNIHDPATQNLGLRDQICALQWVRDNISAFGGDPQRVTVFGQSAGGDSVMSLMLCPETAGLFTRAILQSAPLGLPRERSAMAAAMRKAALVSLAGVPAMEADIEQLLAAQVAALTAAQPFGRVAMMAYAPILGHAPLVSAEQFESQIADAARRVEILVGYTRDDGRPFVSMDPRGEHVQRLGPLGAALTTLIGRNMTRAEFGRPAIDLARSWERAGGHAATFRVDWAPPRAPLGACHCIELPLLLGAVGAWTDAPMLGPEPRTVDENLGREMRSVWAGFAYDHVAARGQRQLIFG; via the coding sequence ATGGCGGCCACGCGCATCGACATCGGCGGCACCACCCTGCAGGCGATCGAAAACGACGGCGTGGTGGTCGCCCGCGGCGTTCCCTATGCCCGCGCCGACCGGTTCGCCGCCCCGGAACCCGTCACGTTCGGACGAGAAGTGATCGATGCCACCGAGCGTGGCCCTGCGTGCCCTCAACTGCCATCCCGTCTGCAGTCCGTCACGGGCGCCTTCGTCGACGACCTAACCAAGAGTGAGCAGTGCCAAGTGCTCACCGTCACCGCTCCGGCGGATGCCGAAAGTCTGCCGGTGATGGTGTGGTTTCACGGCGGGGCCTACGTATCGGGTGGTGGCGAATCCCCGAAGTACGACGCTCAGACGCTGGCGGCCGAGGGACAAGTCGTAGTGGTGACGGTCACCTACCGCCTCGGCATCTTCGGCTACCTGAACATCCATGACCCGGCGACGCAGAACCTCGGCCTGCGTGACCAGATCTGCGCTCTGCAATGGGTTCGCGACAACATCTCGGCGTTCGGCGGCGATCCCCAGCGCGTGACGGTGTTCGGCCAATCCGCTGGCGGAGATTCTGTGATGTCGCTGATGCTGTGCCCGGAGACAGCGGGACTCTTCACCCGGGCCATCCTGCAGAGCGCACCGCTCGGCCTGCCGCGCGAGCGCTCGGCGATGGCCGCCGCGATGCGCAAGGCCGCGCTGGTGTCGTTGGCGGGCGTGCCGGCCATGGAAGCCGACATTGAGCAGCTGCTCGCTGCACAGGTTGCCGCGTTGACAGCCGCTCAGCCGTTCGGGCGGGTCGCCATGATGGCCTACGCACCGATTCTCGGTCACGCACCGCTGGTCTCCGCCGAACAATTCGAGTCGCAGATCGCCGACGCGGCTAGGCGTGTCGAAATCCTGGTCGGCTACACCCGTGACGACGGCCGGCCCTTTGTGTCGATGGATCCCCGCGGCGAGCATGTCCAGCGGCTCGGACCGCTCGGTGCCGCGCTCACGACGCTGATCGGACGCAACATGACGCGCGCCGAGTTCGGCAGGCCGGCAATCGATCTCGCCCGCAGCTGGGAGCGCGCAGGTGGACACGCAGCGACTTTCCGCGTCGACTGGGCACCACCGCGGGCGCCTCTCGGCGCCTGCCATTGCATCGAGCTGCCGCTCCTCCTTGGCGCAGTAGGCGCATGGACGGACGCGCCGATGCTCGGCCCCGAGCCACGCACCGTCGACGAGAACCTCGGACGTGAAATGCGTTCGGTATGGGCGGGTTTCGCGTACGACCATGTTGCCGCCCGCGGGCAGAGGCAACTTATCTTCGGGTGA